CAGTCGCTGCCGGGGGTCGGCGTGGTCAAGGTGTTCTTCCAGCCGCGCACGAACATCGACGTCGCCTTGAGCCAGGTCACGGCGATCTCGCAGACGCTGCTGCGCCAGCTCCCGCCCGGCTCGACACCGCCGCTCGTCCTTTCCTACAACGCCTCCAGCGTACCGATCCTGCAGCTCGCGCTCTCCAGCAGCAAGCTCGCGGAGCAGGAGCTCTTCGACCTCGGCAACCAGTTCATCCGCACGCAGCTCGCGACGGTGCAGGGGGCGTCGGTGCCGTTTCCCTACGGCGGCAAGACGCGGCAGGTCATGGTCGACCTCGACCCGGCCGCACTGCAATCGCGGCACCTCACGGCGGCCGACGTCTCCAGCGCGATCGGCGCGCAGAACGTGATCGTGCCAAGCGGCAGCCAGAAGCTCGGCGACATCCAGTACTCGATCAAGCTGAACGGCAGTCCGGTGCTCGTCGACGAACTCAACGATCTGCCGATCAAGACGGTCAACGGTGCCACCGTCTTTGTCCGCGACGTCGCCCATGTCCGCGACGGCTTCCCGCCGCAGCAGAACATCGTCCGCGTCGACGGCACGCGCGCGGCACTCATGACGATCCAGAAGACCGGCAGCGCCTCCACGCTGGACATCATCGAGCGCGTCAAGGAGCGTCTGCCGCTGATCCAGGAGCAGTCGCCGCCCGAACTCGACATCAGCCTGCTCGCCGACCAGTCGCTGTTCGTCAGCGCGGCGGTGGAGGGCGTGATCAAGGAAGGCGTGATCGCCGCCGTGCTGACGAGCGTGATGATCCTGATCTTTCTCGGCAGCTGGCGCAGCACGCTGATCATCGCGCTGTCGATCCCGCTCTCCGTGCTGGCGTCGATCATCACGCTGTCCGCGCTGGGCGAGACGATCAACATCATGACCCTGGGGGGTCTCGCGCTCGCGGTCGGCATCCTGGTCGATGACGCCACCGTCGCCATCGAGAACATCAACTACCATCTCGAGCAGGGCAAGGAAGTGGAGATCGCGATCCTCGACGGCGCACAGCAGATCGCGCTGCCGGCGCTGGTGTCGACACTTGCCATCTGCATCGTCTTCGTGCCCATGTTCTTTCTCGAAGGCGTCGCCCGCTTCCTTTTCGTGCCGATGGCGCAGGCGGTCGTCTTCGCGATGCTGGCCTCCTACATCCTGTCGCGCACGCTGGTGCCCACCCTCGCGAAGTATCTGCTGAAGCCGCACGCGGGCGAGGGCGAACGCGCGCGACCGAAGGGTGCGCTGGCGCGGTTTCAGCGCCGGTTTGAACGCGGCTTCGAGCGCACGCGCAACCGCTATCACGACCTCCTGACGCACGCCATCGCCGTGCGCGGCAGCTTCATTGCGCTCTTCCTGCTCGCCACCGTCGCCTCCTTCCTGCTGCTGCCGTGGGTCGGCCGCGACTTCTTTCCGGACGTCGATGCCGGACAGATCAAGCTGCACCTGCGCGCACCGACGGGCACGCGGGTGGAGGAGACGGCGCGGCTCGCGAACGAAGTGGAGACGGCGATCCGCAGCCTGATCCCGGGCGGCGAGATCGGGCACATCGTGGCCAACGTCGGCCTGCCGACGAGCGGCATCAATCTCTCGTACAGCAACTCGGCGCCGATCGGGTCGTCTGATGCGGACGTGCTGATCTCGCTCACGCCCGAGCACGGCCCCACGCAGAATTACATCCGCACGTTGCGGCGCGAGTTGCCCGAGCGCTTCCCGGGCGTCATGTTCGCCTTCCTGCCGGCGGACATCGTGAGCCAGATCCTCAACTTCGGTCTGCCCGCTCCCATCGACATCCAGATCGTCGGCAACAACTTCGACGCCAACCGCGTGTTCGCCGCGCGCCTGCTGGAGAAGGTACGGCGCATTCCCGGCACTGCGGACATGCGCATCCAGCAGGCCTTCAACCAGC
This sequence is a window from Betaproteobacteria bacterium. Protein-coding genes within it:
- a CDS encoding efflux RND transporter permease subunit, encoding MWIVQIALRRPYTFIVLALLLLILGPLVIRRTPTDIFPAIDIPVVSVVWSYNGLPADEMATRMIANFERALTTTVNDIEHIESQSLPGVGVVKVFFQPRTNIDVALSQVTAISQTLLRQLPPGSTPPLVLSYNASSVPILQLALSSSKLAEQELFDLGNQFIRTQLATVQGASVPFPYGGKTRQVMVDLDPAALQSRHLTAADVSSAIGAQNVIVPSGSQKLGDIQYSIKLNGSPVLVDELNDLPIKTVNGATVFVRDVAHVRDGFPPQQNIVRVDGTRAALMTIQKTGSASTLDIIERVKERLPLIQEQSPPELDISLLADQSLFVSAAVEGVIKEGVIAAVLTSVMILIFLGSWRSTLIIALSIPLSVLASIITLSALGETINIMTLGGLALAVGILVDDATVAIENINYHLEQGKEVEIAILDGAQQIALPALVSTLAICIVFVPMFFLEGVARFLFVPMAQAVVFAMLASYILSRTLVPTLAKYLLKPHAGEGERARPKGALARFQRRFERGFERTRNRYHDLLTHAIAVRGSFIALFLLATVASFLLLPWVGRDFFPDVDAGQIKLHLRAPTGTRVEETARLANEVETAIRSLIPGGEIGHIVANVGLPTSGINLSYSNSAPIGSSDADVLISLTPEHGPTQNYIRTLRRELPERFPGVMFAFLPADIVSQILNFGLPAPIDIQIVGNNFDANRVFAARLLEKVRRIPGTADMRIQQAFNQPELRVEVDRSRALDLGLSQRDVANNLLITLAGSFQTAPSFWLNRKNGVSYQVVTQAPEYRVAALQDLQNLPVGTSDDGDTQILGGVARITRGFGMGVVSHYNVQNTVDIFGAVQDRDLGGVTAEVERVIEEMKPELPRGSRVVMRGQAETLQSSYLGLLSGLVLAIVLVYLLLVVNFQSWTDPFIIITALPAALAGIVWMLFITHTPFSVPALTGAIMCMGVATANSILIVSFARERLAAGASASRAALDAGFVRLRPVLMTALAMIIGMVPLALGLGEGGEQNAPLGRAVIGGLLLATVSTLFFVPTVFAVIHTRRQAKAAAAEAGA